A DNA window from Setaria viridis chromosome 2, Setaria_viridis_v4.0, whole genome shotgun sequence contains the following coding sequences:
- the LOC117842837 gene encoding protein MIZU-KUSSEI 1: MPSFMDGPSFRALLRPSTNGRRTKISDSGGGGGGGGGIFKMFKLMPMLSSGCKMVALLGKHNRALLADHATTVTLFGHRRGRVSLAIHEDTRAPPLFLIELPMLTSALHREISSGVVKLALESDTRSARRRLVEEYVWAVYCNGRKAGYAIRRKEASDDERHVLRLLRGVSMGAGVLPAAPEKEGGVPAGPDGELTYVRARVERVVGSKDSEAFYMINPEEGGNAGDGGAGGGGAPELSIFLVRMK, from the coding sequence ATGCCGTCTTTCATGGACGGCCCCTCCTTCCGCGCGCTGCTCCGGCCGTCCACCAATGGACGCCGGACGAAGATCTCGGAcagcggaggaggcggtggcggcggcggcgggatcttcAAGATGTTCAAGCTCATGCCCATGCTATCCTCCGGGTGCAAGATGGTGGCGCTGCTCGGCAAGCACAACCGGGCGCTCCTGGCCGACCACGCCACGACGGTGACGCTGTTCGGGCACCGGCGCGGGCGCGTGAGCCTGGCCATCCACGAGGacacccgcgcgccgccgctgttcCTGATCGAGCTGCCCATGCTGACGAGCGCACTGCACCGGGAGATCTCGTCCGGGGTGGTGAAGCTGGCGCTGGAGAGCGACACCCgcagcgcgcgccgccggctcgtGGAGGAGTACGTCTGGGCCGTCTACTGCAACGGCCGCAAGGCCGGGTACGCCATCCGGAGGAAGGAGGCCTCCGATGACGAGCGCCACGTTCTGCGCCTGCTGCGCGGCGTGTCCATGGGCGCTGGCGTGCTCCCGGCGGCGCCCGAGAAGGAGGGCGGCGTTCCCGCGGGGCCCGACGGCGAGCTCACGTACGTGCGCGCCCGCGTCGAGCGCGTAGTCGGGTCCAAGGACTCGGAGGCCTTCTACATGATCAACCCCGAGGAGGGTGGCAACGCCGGCGACGGTGGtgctggaggtggcggcgcgccgGAGCTGAGCATTTTCCTAGTAAGGATGAAATGA